From Cercospora beticola chromosome 6, complete sequence, a single genomic window includes:
- the VPH1 gene encoding H(+)-transporting V0 sector ATPase subunit a codes for MAGKKESLFRSQEMTLTQLYVANEIGREVVSALGELGVMQFRDLNPETTAFQRTFTQEIRRLDNVERQLNYFRSQIEKNSIEMRSIYEFSNTFAAPSASEIDELADRSQSLEQRIQSLNESYETLKKRETELTEWRWVLREAGGFFDRARGQTEEIRQSIDSSDDAPLLRDVENANGNAEGGQQSFSVMNIGFVAGVIPRERMGAFERILWRTLRGNLYMNQSEIPDAILDPEKNEEVHKNVFVIFAHGKEIIAKIRKISESLGADIYNVDENSELRRDQIHEVNSRLQDLSNVLGNTKRTLDAEITQIGRSLAAWMIVIKKEKSVYQTLNTFSYDPARKTLVAEAWAPTCNLGLIKSTLQDVNDRAGLTVPTIVNQIKTSKTPPTYNKTNKFTLGFQTIIDAYGTAKYTEVNPGLPTIVTFPFLFAVMFGDFGHGAIMTLAAAAMIYFEKPLQRGKQDELFGMAFYGRYIMLMMGIFSMYTGLIYCDAFSKEIPLFKSMWEWDFPDNYNSTKGGTVRAHRVEGYTYPFGMDWRWHDTDNDLLFSNSYKMKLSIIMGWAHMTYSLCLSYINARHFKTPIDIWGNFIPGMVFFQGIFGYLVLTIIWKWATDWYAIGQQPPNLLNMLIYMFLSPGKVEEPLYSGQGGVQIVLVLLAVAMVPIMLFLKPFYLRWEHNKARAQGYRGIGETTTISALDDEDESGHANGDAGRPSFAESDLDGAVITQDIGHGEDHEEFEFSEVMIHQVIHTIEFCLNCVSHTASYLRLWALSLAHQQLSIVLWTMTLKNAFGFTGAVGIMVIFVAFVFWFALTIAVLVVMEGTSAMLHSLRLHWVEAMSKHFIGEGVAFEPFSFKAMLDEELTELK; via the exons atggcgggCAAGAAGGAATCCCTCTTCCGGTCGCAGGAGATGACCCTGACGCAGCTCTACGTGGCCAACGAGATCGGGCGCGAGGTTGTCTCTGCTCTCGGAGAGCTGGGCGTGATGCAGTTCCGCGAT TTGAACCCCGAAACAACTGCCTTCCAGCGTACCTTTACACAGGAGATTCGCCGACTGGACAATGTCGAACGCCAGCTCAACTACTTCCGCTCGCAGATCGAGAAGAACAGCATTGAGATGCGTTCCATCTACGAATTCAGCAACACCTTTGCTGCACCCTCTGCCTCGGAGATCGACGAGCTGGCAGACCGCAGCCAGAGCTTGGAACAGCGCATTCAGAGCTTGAACGAGAGCTACGAGACCTTGAAAAAGCGCGAGACCGAGCTCACAGAGTGGCGATGGGTACTGCGAGAGGCTGGCGGCTTCTTTGATCGTGCCCGTGGCCAGACTGAGGAGATCCGCCAGTCTATCGACTCGTCAGACGATGCGCCACTTCTGCGGGATGTTGAGAACGCCAACGGAAATGCCGAAGGTGGACAACAGAGCTTCAGTGTGATGAACATTGGCTTCGTTGCTGGAGTCATCCCTCGCGAGCGGATGGGTGCCTTTGAACGTATCCTTTGGCGCACGCTGCGTGGCAATCTTTATATGAACCAGTCCGAAATCCCAGACGCTATTCTCGACCCAGAGAAGAATGAGGAGGTGCACAAGAATGTCTTTGTCATATTCGCGCATGGAAAGGAAATCATTGCGAAGATCAGGAAAATCTCGGAGAGCTTGGGCGCGGACATTTACAATGTGGACGAGAACAGCGAATTGCGCCGTGACCAGATCCACGAGGTGAACAGCCGACTGCAGGATTTGAGTAATGTTCTTGGAAACACCAAAAGGACTCTGGATGCCGAGATCACCCAAATCGGACGCTCTCTCGCTGCATGGATGATTGTGAtcaagaaagaaaagagcgTCTACCAGACGCTGAACACCTTTTCCTACGACCCGGCACGCAAGACTTTGGTCGCAGAAGCATGGGCGCCAACTTGCAATCTCGGACTGATCAAGTCAACACTGCAAGATGTTAACGATCGCGCCGGCCTCACCGTGCCGACCATCGTCAACCAGATCAAGACTTCGAAGACACCGCCAACTTACAACAAGACAAACAAGTTCACCCTCGGATTCCAAACGATTATCGATGCCTATGGTACCGCAAAGTACACTGAGGTCAACCCAGGCCTGCCGACCATTGTTACCTTCCCGTTCCTGTTCGCCGTCATGTTTGGTGATTTTGGACACGGAGCCATCATGACtcttgccgccgccgccatgatcTACTTCGAGAAACCACTGCAGCGTGGCAAGCAAGACGAGCTTTTCGGCATGGCTTTCTACGGTCGTTATATCATGCTCATGATGGGCATATTTTCTATGTATACCGGATTGATCTACTGCGATGCTTTCTCCAAGGAAATTCCATTATTCAAAAGTATGTGGGAATGGGACTTCCCGGACAACTACAACTCCACGAAAGGAGGAACCGTGAGAGCGCATCGCGTGGAAGGCTACACATATCCGTTCGGCATGGATTGGAGATGGCATGACACCGACAACGACCTGCTGTTCAGCAACAGCTACAAGATGAAGCTGTCCATCATCATGGGTTGGGCCCACATGACCTACTCTCTGTGCCTTTCATACATCAACGCACGGCATTTTAAGACTCCTATCGACATCTGGGGCAACTTCATTCCTGGCATGGTTTTCTTCCAAGGCATTTTCGGGTACCTCGTCCTGACAATCATCTGGAAGTGGGCAACAGATTGGTACGCCATCGGCCAACAACCACCTAACTTGTTGAACATGCTCATCTACATGTTCTTGTCACCGGGCAAAGTTGAAGAGCCCCTGTACTCTGGACAAGGAGGAGTGCAGATTGTCTtggttcttcttgctgtggCCATGGTGCCGATAATGTTGTTCTTGAAGCCCTTCTACCTCAGATGGGAGCACAACAAGGCACGCGCTCAAGGCTACCGTGGCATTGGGGAGACTACCACCATCAGTGCTttggacgacgaagatgagtcTGGCCACGCAAACGGAGACGCCGGTCGTCCCAGCTTCGCAGAGAGCGACCTCGATGGTGCAGTCATCACTCAGGACATCGGCCACGGTGAAGATCATGAAGAATTTGAATTCAGCGAAGTCATGATTCATCAGGTCATCCACACCATCGAGTTCTGCCTGAACTGCGTTTCTCACACAGCTTCCTATCTTCGTCTCTGGGCCTTGTCACTGGCACATCAGCAGCTGTCCATCGTGCTGTGGACCATGACTCTCAAGAATGCATTCGGGTTTACAGGCGCAGTCGGCATCATGGTCATCTTTGTTGCCTTTGTCTTCTGGTTTGCCCTCACAATTGCAGTGTTGGTTGTCATGGAGGGAACGAGTGCCATGTTGCATTCGCTCCGCTTGCATTGGGTCGAGGCCATGAGCAAGCACTTCATCGGCGAGGGTGTCGCGTTTGAGCCTTTCAGTTTCAAGGCGATGCTAGACGAAGAGCTGACAGAGTTGAAGTAG
- the DMXL1 gene encoding DmX-like protein 1 (BUSCO:EOG092600T4) has product MADAVGGAAKVNGHSNGFPSAYAAKYNLASHFIGGNALPTAPPSKVKDFVAAHDGHTVITNVLIANNGIAAVKEIRSVRKWAYETFGDERAIQFTVMATPEDLAANADYIRMADQYVEVPGGTNNNNYANVELIVDVAERMNVQAVWAGWGHASENPKLPESLAASPKKIVFIGPPGSAMRSLGDKISSTIVAQHAGVPCIPWSGTGVSDVEVDDNNIVTVKDDTYMKGCVTSWQEGLEAARKIGFPVMVKASEGGGGKGIRKVDDETNFESLYKAAASEIPGSPIFVMKLAGNARHLEVQLMADQYGNNISIFGRDCSVQRRHQKIIEEAPVTIASQKTFQKMADAAVSLGRLVGYVSAGTVEYLYSHADDKFYFLELNPRLQVEHPTTEMVSGVNIPAAQLMIAMGIPLHRIRDIRLLYGADPHTQTQIDFNFEKADSEGKQRRPQPKGHCTACRITSEDPGEGFKPSSGTMHELNFRSSSNVWGYFSVGAASAIHNFSDSQFGHIFAYGESRQASRKHMVVALKELSIRGDFRTTVEYLVKLLETPAFEENTITTGWLDELISKKLTAERPDPMVAVICGSVTKAHIASEACLDEYKKGLDKGQTPSKEILRTVFPIEFIYEGSKYKFTATRSSKDTYTLFINGSKVSVGIRALSDGGLLVLLGGRSHNVYWKEEVGAVRMSVDGKTCLLEQENDPTQLRTPSPGKLVKYTIENGEHIKKGQAFAEVEVMKMYMPLIAQEDGIVNLIKQPGATLAAGDILGVLQLDDPTKVKSAQPFLGQLPDVGPPVVLGNKPPQRYVYLRQIVESILQGFDNSVVMKSTLNELISVLRNPELPYGEWTAQASALHSRMPQKLDAAFEDLVKRAHARQSEFPAKQLSKTLERFLAEMSAGDAELLRGQVSPLTDILKNYTDGLKVHEFQVISELLQQYYDIESIFSARQNRDEEVILQLRDANKDKTADVVLTVLSHTRYNAKNSLLIELLQRYRPNQPGVGNVAKYLRPALQKLAELEGRATAKVALKARELLIQCAMPSLEERTQQMEHILRSAVLESRYGESGWDHREPNFEVIKEVVDSKYTVFDVLPQFFGHQDPWVSLAALEVYTRRAYRAYQLKTIDYLSEGDAPFVLAWDFALRKVGEAEFGLPVESSHPSTPGTPAEGFGRVHSISDMSYIGRQAGGGGEPNRRGAVVPVSFIDEADEALMKALEAFPLAKGAKSKADQGGLMADLSKRRAPQVPPPENPNEELTAVCNVAVRDAESVDDKDIMSRLLPIVKEYKEELLARRVRRLTFICGHKDGTYPGYYTFRGPTYEEDSSIRHIEPALAFQLELGRLAKFNIKPVFTENRNIHMYEAIGKGVETDKRYFTRATVRPGQLRDEMPTAEYMISEADRLMTDILDAMEIVGNNGSDMNHIFINFSAVFPLDPKEVEDALGSFLDRFGSRAWRLRVTGAEIRLVCTNPQTGAPYPMRVNITNTSGYIVQVELYEERKSEKTNEWLFHSIGGTTKIGSMHLRPVSTPYETKGALQPKRYKAHIMGTQYVYDFPELFRQAIENSWNAISAQHPSMRDKQPVKGECIEYSELVMDDSDNLAEVNREPGANNIGMVGWLITAKTPEYPRGRRFIIIANDITHKIGSFGPQEDRFFHKCSELARKLGIPRLYLSANSGARIGMAEELIPHFSVAWKDPSKQEAGFDYLYLTPEKKARFEDGALKHVITEQITVGNEVRHKITTIVGAEDGLGVECLKGSGLIAGETARAYEDIFTCTLVTCRSVGIGAYLVRLGQRAIQIEGQPIILTGAPAINKLLGREVYTSNLQLGGTQIMYKNGVSHMTASDDFEGVSKMVKWLSFVPEKKGAPVPISPSADTWDREITFYPPQKAPYDVRHLIAGQDSDEGFKSGLFDKGSFEEALGGWARTVVVGRARLGGIPIGVIGVETRSVENVSPADPANPDSIEQITNEAGGVWYPNSAFKTAQAIQDFNNGEQLPLMILANWRGFSGGQRDMYNEVLKYGSYIVDALVKYEQPVFVYIPPFGELRGGSWVVVDPTINPQMMEMYADEEARGGVLEPEGIVGIKYRKERQLETMARLDPEYAQLKSQIADKSLSAEQQNEIRKKMTEREERLLPVYLQISLQYADLHDRAGRMKAKDTIRMPLVWSEARRFFYWRLRRRLNEEHILKRLASAQAKELFNRANSLKTLESWSGVSNYSTDDQAVAVWFEENRKTVADKIEALKGDAIAYDVASLLRSHKNGGLKGVAQVLGMLPVEEKEEVLKWLSKS; this is encoded by the exons ATGGCTGACGCAGTGGGCGGAGCCGCCAAGGTGAACGGCCACAGCAATGGCTTTCCCAGCGCCTACGCCGCCAAATACAACTTGGCTTCACATTTTATCGGCGGAAACGCACTGCCCACAGCACCGCCGAGCAAAGTCAAGGACTTTGTGGCAGCACACGACGGTCACACTGTCATCACCAAT GTCCTGATTGCGAACAACGGTATTGCAGCTGTCAAGGAAATTCGATCTGTACGAAAATGGGCATACGAGACATTCGGCGACGAGCGGGCCATCCAGTTCACTGTGATGGCCACGCCCGAGGATTTGGCTGCCAATGCCGACTACATCAGAATGGCGGACCAGTACGTGGAAGTGCCCGGTGGcacgaacaacaacaactacGCCAACGTGGAGCTCATTGTCGATGTTGCCGAGCGTATGAACGTACAAGCTGTGTGGGCAGGATG GGGACACGCATCCGAGAACCCAAAGCTCCCCGAGTCCCTCGCCGcgtcgccgaagaagatcgTATTCATCGGCCCTCCAGGATCTGCCATGCGCTCGCTCGGTGACAAAATCTCCTCGACTATAGTCGCACAACATGCGGGAGTGCCTTGCATTCCGTGGTCCGGTACGGGTGTTTCGGACGTCGAGGTGGATGATAACAACATTGTCACCGTGAAAGATGATACCTACATGAAGGGCTGCGTCACATCATGGCAAGAAGGTCTGGAGGCCGCGCGCAAGATCGGCTTCCCCGTCATGGTGAAGGCCTCGGAAGGAGGTGGTGGTAAGGGTATCCGAAAGGTCGACGACGAGACCAACTTCGAATCGCTATACAAGGCCGCTGCCAGCGAGATTCCCGGCTCAcccatcttcgtcatgaAGTTGGCTGGCAACGCCAGACATTTGGAGGTGCAACTGATGGCTGATCAGTATGGCAACAACATTTCAATCTTCGGACGTGATTGTTCCGTTCAGCGACGACACCAGAAGATTATCGAAGAGGCTCCTGTCACCATTGCCAGCCAGAAGACCTTCCAGAAGATGGCAGATGCAGCTGTGTCGCTCGGTCGTCTCGTGGGATACGTGTCTGCGGGTACAGTGGAATACCTGTACTCGCATGCGGACGACAAGTTCTACTTCCTGGAGCTGAACCCACGTCTCCAAGTCGAGCATCCTACCACCGAGATGGTTTCTGGAGTCAACATTCCCGCCGCACAGCTCATGATCGCCATGGGTATCCCTCTTCACCGCATCCGTGACATTCGCTTGCTCTACGGTGCGGATCCTCACACGCAGACACAGATTGACTTCAACTTTGAGAAGGCCGACAGCGAGGGCAAGCAGAGACGACCACAGCCAAAGGGCCACTGCACAGCTTGCCGTATCACATCCGAAGATCCTGGCGAGGGCTTCAAGCCATCTTCCGGTACCATGCACGAACTGAACTTCCGATCCAGTTCAAACGTCTGGGGATACTTCTCCGTCGGTGCCGCATCCGCAATTCACAACTTCTCCGATTCGCAGTTCGGTCACATCTTCGCTTATGGCGAGAGCCGACAAGCGTCGCGAAAGCACATGGTCGTGGCGTTGAAAGAGCTGAGTATTCGTGGTGACTTCAGGACAACAGTCGAGTACCTCGTGAAGCTGCTGGAGACTCCAGCTTTCGAGGAGAACACCATCACTACAGGGTGGCTCGACGAGCTCATCAGCAAGAAGTTGACTGCCGAGCGACCTGATCCTATGGTTGCAGTCATCTGTGGCTCTGTGACCAAGGCTCACATTGCGAGTGAAGCTTGCCTCGACGAGTACAAGAAGGGTTTGGACAAGGGTCAGACGCCAAGCAAGGAGATCTTGCGAACTGTTTTCCCCATCGAATTCATCTACGAGGGATCGAAGTACAAGTTCACCGCAACACGCTCGAGCAAGGACACCTACACTCTCTTTATCAACGGCAGCAAGGTCTCTGTCGGCATCCGAGCGCTGTCCGATGGCGGTCTCCTCGTACTGCTGGGCGGTCGCTCGCACAACGTCTACTGGAAGGAGGAGGTCGGCGCTGTTCGCATGTCTGTGGACGGCAAGACCTGCCTCCTCGAACAGGAGAATGACCCGACACAGCTTAGAACGCCATCCCCGGGAAAGCTCGTCAAGTACACAATCGAGAATGGAGAGCACATCAAGAAGGGCCAAGCCTTTGCCGAAGTTGAGGTTATGAAGATGTACATGCCACTCATTGCACAGGAGGACGGTATTGTCAATCTCATCAAGCAGCCGGGCGCCACCTTGGCAGCCGGTGATATCCTTGGTGTTCTCCAGCTTGACGACCCAACCAAGGTCAAGAGCGCGCAACCATTCTTGGGTCAACTTCCAGATGTCGGACCCCCAGTTGTGCTCGGGAACAAGCCACCGCAGCGATACGTGTACTTGCGCCAGATTGTCGAGTCCATCCTGCAGGGCTTCGATAACTCCGTGGTCATGAAGTCGACGCTCAACGAGCTTATCTCTGTTCTTCGCAACCCAGAGCTTCCATATGGCGAATGGACTGCGCAGGCTTCTGCCCTGCACTCCCGCATGCCACAAAAGCTGGACGCTGCTTTCGAGGACCTTGTCAAGCGTGCTCATGCGCGTCAATCGGAGTTCCCTGCGAAGCAGCTTAGCAAGACTCTCGAACGCTTCCTGGCTGAAATGTCTGCTGGTGATGCGGAGCTCCTCCGCGGCCAGGTTTCACCTTTGACGGACATTCTCAAGAACTACACAGACGGTCTGAAGGTGCACGAGTTCCAGGTCATCAGcgagcttctccagcagTACTACGATATCGAGAGCATTTTCTCAGCTCGACAAAACCGCGATGAGGAAGTCATCCTTCAGCTCCGTGATGCAAACAAGGACAAGACGGCCGACGTTGTCCTTACCGTGCTGTCACACACTCGATACAACGCCAAGAACTCGCTGCTTATTGAGCTTCTCCAGAGGTATCGACCAAATCAGCCAGGCGTCGGCAATGTTGCCAAGTATCTGCGTCCAGCGCTGCAGAAgcttgctgagcttgagGGACGAGCCACTGCTAAGGTCGCACTAAAGGCTCGTGAGCTCTTGATCCAGTGTGCCATGCCATCTCTCGAAGAGCGCACACAGCAGATGGAGCACATTCTACGTTCTGCCGTGCTCGAATCTCGTTACGGCGAGAGCGGATGGGACCACCGGGAGCCAAACTTCGAGGTCATCAAGGAGGTTGTCGATTCGAAGTACACTGTCTTTGATGTGCTTCCGCAATTCTTCGGCCACCAGGATCCTTGGGTGTCGTTGGCAGCACTCGAAGTCTACACGCGACGTGCGTACCGTGCATACCAGCTCAAGACGATCGATTACCTGTCTGAGGGCGATGCGCCATTTGTCCTGGCTTGGGACTTTGCTCTGAGGAAGGTCGGAGAGGCTGAGTTTGGTCTCCCAGTAGAGTCTTCGCACCCATCCACTCCAGGCACACCCGCGGAAGGTTTCGGTCGCGTGCACTCCATCAGTGACATGAGCTACATTGGCCGCCAAgctggtggtggcggtgagCCAAACCGTCGCGGTGCTGTCGTCCCGGTGTCGTTCATTGACGAAGCCGACGAGGCACTGATGAAGGCGCTCGAGGCATTCCCATTAGCAAAGGGAGCAAAGAGCAAGGCTGACCAGGGTGGGCTTATGGCCGATCTCTCCAAGAGACGAGCACCACAAGTCCCACCACCGGAGAATCCCAACGAGGAGCTTACCGCAGTATGCAACGTGGCCGTCCGTGATGCGGAGAGTGTTGATGACAAGGACATCATGTCTCGCCTCCTGCCTATCGTCAAGGAGTACAAGGAGGAGCTTCTTGCTCGTCGTGTGCGCCGCCTGACATTTATCTGTGGTCACAAGGATGGCACCTATCCCGGCTACTACACTTTCCGTGGACCTACCTACGAGGAAGACAGCTCTATTCGTCACATCGAGCCTGCTCTTGCCTTCCAGCTTGAGTTAGGACGTCTTGCGAAGTTCAACATCAAGCCGGTGTTCACTGAGAACCGCAACATCCACATGTACGAGGCCATCGGCAAGGGCGTTGAGACTGACAAGCGGTACTTTACTAGAGCCACTGTCAGGCCTGGCCAATTGCGTGATGAGATGCCAACTGCTGAGTACATGATCTCTGAAGCCGACCGCTTGATGACCGATATTCTGGACGCTATGGAGATCGTGGGCAACAATGGCTCAGACATGAACCACATCTTCATCAACTTCTCTGCTGTCTTCCCGCTCGATCCCAAGGAGGTCGAAGACGCACTTGGAAGCTTCCTTGATCGCTTCGGCAGCCGTGCCTGGAGACTTCGTGTCACCGGTGCTGAGATTCGCCTGGTCTGCACCAACCCACAGACCGGCGCACCATACCCGATGCGCGTCAACATCACCAACACATCTGGTTACATTGTCCAAGTGGAACTCTACGAAGAGCGCAAGTCCGAGAAGACGAACGAGTGGCTCTTCCACTCCATCGGCGGTACCACCAAGATCGGTTCCATGCACTTGCGTCCCGTCAGCACTCCTTACGAGACCAAGGGTGCTCTGCAGCCGAAGCGATATAAGGCTCACATCATGGGCACTCAGTACGTGTACGACTTCCCAGAGCTCTTCCGTCAAGCCATCGAGAACTCCTGGAACGCCATCTCCGCGCAGCACCCATCTATGCGTGACAAGCAGCCAGTGAAGGGCGAGTGCATTGAGTATAGTGAGCTCGTTATGGACGACTCCGATAATCTTGCAGAGGTCAATCGTGAGCCGGGCGCCAACAATATTGGAATGGTTGGCTGGCTCATCACTGCGAAGACTCCTGAGTACCCACGCGGGCGTCGCTTCATCATCATTGCCAACGACATTACGCACAAGATCGGTTCTTTCGGTCCTCAAGAGGATCGATTCTTCCACAAGTGCTCCGAGctggctcgcaagctcggcaTTCCACGTCTGTACTTGTCTGCCAACTCTGGTGCTCGCATTGGTATGGCTGAAGAGCTCATCCCACACTTCTCTGTTGCCTGGAAGGAtccaagcaagcaagaggCCGGTTTCGACTACCTCTACTTGACtccagagaagaaggctcGCTTTGAGGACGGTGCTCTGAAGCACGTCATCACCGAGCAGATTACTGTTGGCAACGAGGTCCGACACAAGATTACCACTATCGTTGGTGCTGAGGATGGCCTTGGTGTCGAGTGTCTGAAGGGCTCTGGTCTCATTGCTGGTGAGACCGCGCGTGCATACGAGGATATCTTCACCTGCACACTCGTCACCTGTCGATCGGTTGGTATTGGTGCCTACCTCGTCCGTCTCGGACAGCGTGCCATTCAGATCGAGGGCCAGCCGATCATCCTTACTGGTGCTCCTGCCATTAACAAGCTCTTGGGTCGCGAAGTCTACACTTCTAACTTGCAGCTTGGTGGCACTCAGATCATGTACAAGAACGGTGTCTCGCACATGACCGCCAGCGATGACTTCGAAGGTGTCTCGAAGATGGTCAAGTGGCTGTCCTTCGTGCCTGAGAAGAAGGGTGCTCCAGTGCCAATCTCACCATCGGCAGATACCTGGGATCGTGAGATCACCTTCTACCCACCACAAAAGGCGCCATACGACGTGCGCCACCTCATCGCAGGACAAGACTCTGATGAGGGCTTCAAGTCTGGTCTGTTCGACAAGGGCTCTTTCGAGGAGGCTCTTGGTGGCTGGGCTCGTACTGTCGTGGTCGGTCGCGCTCGTCTTGGTGGTATTCCAATTGGTGTCATCGGTGTTGAGACTCGCTCAGTTGAGAACGTTTCTCCTGCCGATCCAGCCAACCCAGACTCTATTGAACAGATCACCAACGAAGCTGGTGGTGTCTGGTACCCCAACAGTGCTTTCAAGACTGCTCAGGCCATCCAGGACTTCAACAATGGTGAGCAGCTGCCATTGATGATCCTCGCCAACTGGCGTGGTTTCTCTGGTGGTCAGCGCGACATGTACAACGAGGTCCTCAAGTACGGCTCGTACATCGTTGACGCCCTGGTCAAGTACGAGCAGCCAGTCTTTGTCTACATTCCACCATTCGGCGAGCTTCGTGGTGGTTCGTGGGTCGTCGTCGACCCAACCATCAACCCACAGATGATGGAAATGTACGCTGATGAAGAGGCTCGTGGTGGTGTGCTTGAGCCAGAAGGTATCGTCGGCATCAAGTACCGCAAGGAGCGTCAACTCGAGACCATGGCTCGCCTGGACCCAGAGTACGCTCAGCTTAAGAGCCAGATTGCGGACAAGAGCCTGTCTGCTGAACAGCAGAACGAGATCCGCAAGAAGATGACCGAGCGCGAGGAGAGACTCCTCCCAGTCTATCTGCAGATTTCTCTGCAATATGCCGACTTGCACGACCGTGCAGGCCGCATGAAGGCCAAGGATACTATCCGCATGCCACTCGTGTGGTCCGAGGCTCGCCGCTTCTTCTACTGGCGTCTGCGCCGCCGTTTGAACGAGGAGCACATCCTCAAGCGCCTTGCGAGCGCGCAAGCTAAGGAGCTGTTCAACCGCGCCAACAGCCTCAAGACTCTCGAGTCTTGGTCCGGCGTGTCCAACTACAGCACCGACGACCAGGCTGTCGCAGTGTGGTTCGAGGAGAACCGCAAGACGGTCGCCGACAAGATCGAGGCGCTGAAGGGCGATGCCATTGCTTACGACGTTGCATCTCTGTTGCGAAGCCACAAGAATGGCGGATTGAAGGGTGTGGCGCAAGTGCTTGGCATGCTGCCtgttgaggagaaggaggaggtccTCAAATGGCTTTCCAAGTCATAG